A stretch of DNA from Ricinus communis isolate WT05 ecotype wild-type chromosome 4, ASM1957865v1, whole genome shotgun sequence:
GTTtgttaatttctatttttaggatggttggaaaataaatttttaatataacgTAAATATTACTCAGATGGACgaacaaatttattaatcaagCTATATAGCTGGTGCATAGAAACTCttattctctattttaatCGGCGGACATGAGATAAATTGAGATTAACTATCAAAAagttttattactattattgtaaccattattattattattattactaataatattttattatttaaatatataattttaataactttaatgatattatatatatggtaaaaataaatattttgatgagttaaaattatgataatttaaattgattgAATTAATGTTGCCATATCTAATTCGGTTTATTTATCAGTATCTTGGTTAGATccaatttgatatttttaagatttttgatttaatttatttttaatttcagttAAGTGtaaatcttctttttcctATAATCTTAATTCCTTtgacttattttattttatttttaagatctttaattatttagttcaGTTAGTTTGTTACAACTAATTATTAACTctataatgaattattattattattattattaaatattatgataaatattttattaaaacttgCAGTTttagttcattattataattaaaaacttatattaacaatattAGAACAGGTAATTAAAGTGTTAGATTAGTATATATATGGGTACGCATGCAATTGGCATGGTTGCATTTGTAGTACTCTGGCTGCTTCTTCAGCAAGCGAACAGATAGCCCGTACacatatacattttttttcttttacaagtTTGACtactttaaaatgaaaattaaataataattgtaccgagtttgaagctatatttttaCCAGAGATTGCCCACTCAATTACTCATCATGGCAGACCTTAGAACGGGCTTGCCGTAAGCTATTGCTAGAGAAAGATGGTATGTGTTTAGAGAGGGAGATCACATTTCTGATTGGTGATTAAGCTTTTGACATATGAAGGAGGCCTGCTTAAACTTTAACTCCATCTACATGCAATTCAGCAGCATTTTCAGTTCAGGCTGATATGTTAGCTGTGTCTTTTGTCACAGCCGGTTCTTCTTTTGCTGTTCTTGGATATCTCCctccttttgtattttttaaaatatatataactagttattattattttaattataaaattaaattgataggtacaatttaataaaattttaatattgatattattttataaatttcaaaaaataataataaattaattattttaaaacgtctttaattttttttaaaattttattaatgcaatgatataaaaattgattattaactaattttaatattataaattaattatcagtataattaatattactatttttttagaattaagaatttaatatataattaaaattttaatttattattaaatattatgtctaataatataatttaagatgctattttctatattagaattattatctaattagaagaatagtttattagttaatattaatattaaaatacaactAATATGATACtttttatgagaaaattaatatcattatcttattaaaaagttatttattagttaatataatattataatataattaatgtactattattttttaagatagaattaatattattatataaataaaaaattatttattagttaatataatattaaaatataattaatatcctATCTCTTGAAATTAGAATTAgcataattagaaatataatttattaatcaataaattaatagaaaaactataaaattatatataaatttaaattttacgtGTCAAAAGgagtatatatatcaaaataaaaatttaatgtagttaaaaaaattttaaatttaaaaaattaatatatatagaaaaatctaattcagttATGAATCATATCCATCGCTATTGGTTGCAAAAGAATTACTAATGCGCCCTGGAGACACGAACTAAGCTAACCATTAACTCCTCAGCCATAGAGGCATCATCCTCTAGAAAAACTGAAAACCATGTCTCTCCTCATGTTTTAGGACCACTACCAAATCAATACTACTATAATAATAGTCCTATTCTTAGGAGCAGCAACTCAAAATCAATTCTTAAGTCGCTGAATTACTATCCTGTCCTTTTTCTCGCAAGGTCTTTTCTTACAGAAAGCAAAAGCACGCAATTGACGTTCATGACTTCCGTTTACACAATGACTCCACTGAAAAATGACAGCGTATTGATAATTTCATAGTCTTTGCACAATTACACAGATGACAGAACATGTGATGGCCCCACTGTTTTTGAAAGTTCAGTTACGATTGTGCCCTTCTTATTGGCAACATAGAAAACCAAATTGTACCGTTTGAGTTGGCTttctttacaaataaataaataaattttaaagctTTGAGTTTCCCTACAAAAATCTAATCACAAATATAGACTACAAACTGATACGTAGCAAAtccatatatattaatttttaagattttttttaatatttatatttaatttttaatacataaaatttttattttgacatatatattatttttgacatatataatttaaatttatatataattttatactatttttattaatttattaattaaacacTCCTAcgaaataacatattattaataaattaattttctaattaaataatagttattttaaaagatagcatattaattataatttaatattatattaattaataaattaattttctaattagataattttaattataagaaaataatatttttaaatattatattcactaataaactaatctttaattatacaataatttttaattttagaaaagtaataataacaattatattgatagtattaattttatataatattagagttaagaaataaatattttagaaataatttattgatagtattaatttaaagataatattaataaataaatattttattaatataataatataaataaaatataaaaatatttaaaaataattaatttactattacttttaaagtaattataaattaatattaaatattttaattgattaaattatatttataaatttaattttataattaaaataataataaccacCGTAAAAAATACGATAGACGactaattttcaattattacCAACAACAGCAGCACATCTTCCACTTCAATTTTAACGTTTTTACTGAACAAAAAtacatttctatttttagatattacatttctatatttttcactgctaatataaaatacttatattataataatagcatatttattatatcttttaagtatttttatatataattagatcttataatatcataattgttatttgtaaaattatattaaagaaaagtttaaattaacATTATGATTTACATCATAACAATAAAACTCTCATATacatttctatatttatatatatactattataTGTTTTACTATAATATACTCTAATTATAGGAAAAtgttttcataattatttttgcaacgtgttttttaattgaagatggttttttttttgtccGCAGAGGTAACTTAAATAACAATGTATTTTCTGCTTAATTGTTAactgaattattattaaaattagcttttttattttattttattttattttattttggggtgcaaattactatatatacaATGgttgtttaaaatatttgtaattccgtatgttttttatttttattttttattagacgTATGcattaacattaaaataataacaaaataaatattacgaGTATAAGACACCCATAACAAATTAATGCTTTTACAACCCTTAAATACTAATCTTTTGAACCTCTACTAAAAATCAAATGCTATTGTTATCTCTCATTTGTGGCGACGTGGGGACAAATACAAAGACTTACGTAAACCCAGTAACTTCAAACACTTCACAAATACAAACATAACAATTTcagagattaatcaaagtctttttttttttttttaattattttttatgttttgagGTGGGAATCAAAGTATGTGATTAGCATATAATACAATAAGTAAAGTAAGCAGATtggtaagaaaaataaaataaagaagaatgaTTGGGAGTCTTATCtcctaaaaattaattaagtttccccttttctttttctttttcttttttaaaagagaaactTCCAAGAACCCGCACCCTGCATCATTGAACCTCACATGTCACATATCCACTTTCTTTTGCTACCCAACAAAACATTACCAACCGGGTAAATTTCATTTCCACTCCCTCATTTTAAGTTTGTTTTCTGCTACAGTCcctaatagttttaatttatttatatcacagaaatttttatttcattttgcCAGATCTCAGAACAATTCTGTCGCTAAAATGATTGTTAGATCCTACTAAAATTttactgaaaataaaatataggatATTGTAGAATACAGATTAAATTAAAGGACTAAATGAACAACACTCTTAAAGTAAGGGACTTCAGATAAACTTTACGCTGTGCCAGCCTCACTGCCACTGGCTCCGCCCATGGACTTCTCCGCCCATTGCATAATTCTACATCTCCACACTTTATTTTCTCCCTTTTATCTGTCTCTATCCAGGGAATGTTGAAGAAACTCGCTTCTTGTTCATAAGGTACTGttttttctttgcatttaTTAACTAATGCTGTACTGATTATGATTCTTTTcccctttctttcttgtttctttttcttgaactTGCAGTATAAAGATACTTTCTTTCTATCATatggataattttttttaatgttggGAATTTGTATGGTTAGAAGCCTTTTAGCAGAAAAAGTAGACAAAATATCACTTTTAAGTTGTGAGTCTTTTGCAGTAAAATAGATTTCATTtactgaaagaaaaaggaaagaaaggtttagtatataatatctGATCAAATGCTTATAATGTGAAAAAGGAACTTACAAGTATGATGCATTTTCAGGTCAGAATCTTTGCGAGTCTGTCTCTTGCCTTAAGAAGCAGCAAGTCTTTGATATTAGTTAGATTCTAAGGCTAAGGCAATATTACATTGACTTTTGCAGAGTTTGGCTGACGCAGTGGAACTACATTAGCCAATTCGTAATTTCTTGAATGACCATATCCTACTGAAAAAGGGTCAATATTGGggaatcttttttcttttcctagtACTTCTGGAGTTCCCACACTATActgacaaaaaaagaagacaaaatgTTGAACCCCTACAATTGAATTGCATAATTTTCTTGTATAATAAGTGCATTGTTGAACTTCAGCTTCTAAATCATGAAGTTACATGTCAATTATGCTTATCTTACTTGCTTAGTACTTTCACTTGACAATGCAGATATATTCTTTATGCTAATGAATGACATTGTATTTTGTCTTTAAGTAATACTATGCTAACTACAAAAGGGAAATTCTTTATTTGCCTGTTCATcaaataagtatttaatttgggTTTATTTTTAAGGTGCATTGAGTCATTAAAGAATGTAGTTTTCCAGGTTAACTTGGGTTCTCATCATGTCGAATATACTTCcatttgcttttatttgatGTACTGAATTGTGTTTACATTTGACAGTTGCTTTAGATTGTGGAATTAATGGGTGGAAGACTTTCAAAACGAGCAAGTCCACGTCAGGCTTCCCCTTCATATTCATGGAGCTATCAACAGCCACCATATGCTCAACCAGGTCAAGAATATATGGCATACGAAAACTATGCACCTGCACCTCAAAGTTATGGTGGTCAAGCCCCAAACTCAGGGAGGCGGCTGGAGAGAAAATATTCAAAGATAGATGATAACTACAATAGTCTAGAGCAGGTGAGATACCAATGCTACATACTGTGATAGATAAATTTTGGTTTAAGAATCAAATGGAGCTCTCAAAATCAGGAAttcatggatttttaattgctAATTACTATTGTTTAGGGACTATACTTTTGAGAATcagttaaatttgaaattatcaGTGGGTTTTCTAACCACACTCAAGTCTGTGGCCGAAAGTTTTCTGTCAACCTCACTGCACAGATAAAAAAATGCAGCTCTATTTTTAAGCTTTCCAAGAAGGGTATTAATGGCAGTTTGTGCTGGGTAATTTGAGGAAGTTCCCTGAGGGGGTGCCTTAATACAACTGACTGCACAACTAAGATGTTTAGGAATCAGCTTCCTCCTTAATGCAAAGGTTGCTGAATCATGGCCACCAACATAGTGTTCTCTAAGAACGAGACAGAACCTTATCCAACTAAATTCaatcttcttcaaataatcAAGCTTCCGAATAGCCTATCCTTTATAACTAAACAATGGAGGCTGCCAAGCAGAGGATTGAATGAATTGAGATGCAGATAGAATAAATGGTTGAGACCATTTGCCGTTTTACTTCTGAGCCAGAAATTCATTGTTATTTCTCTGCACCAAAATATCAAGAATTTGGTTCAGTTGGAAGGCATTTTTATTCGTTTTGATTAAGAAGCTTTTGTGATGTCTCTAACTTCTCTGAGGGAGTGGAAATCTagtcaaattatattattactatttttattaaaataagtaaattttagCTGGTTCAGGATGCAGAATAGTGATTACTTTATTGCTTTACAATCAATCTTTCCTCACAGGTTACTGATGCACTTGCACGCTCAGGATTGGAGTCTTCAAATCTCATTGTGGGTATTGATTTCACAAAGAGCAATGAATGGACAGGTTTGGCCTCATCTGAGGGGATAGAATTCATATTTTCCAATAAATAATGAAACGTGCTTAACTTgattcaaaattattaggtGCAAGGTCATTTAACCGAAGAAGCCTACATCACATTGGAGATGATCAGAATCCGTACGAGCAGGCAATATCTATCATTGGGAAAACATTATCTTCCTTTGATGAGGATAACTTAATTCCATGTTTCGGATTTGGGGATGGTATTTATCTGAACAAGTTCCGTAATGCCATTTTATGACCTTTTATTCCTGGAAATGTATAAACTGTGATGTATTAACTGGCAGCATCAACACATGATCAAGAAGTGTTTAGTTTTAATTCGGATGAGAGTTTTTGTAATGGCTTTGAGGAAGTGTTAAGACGGTACAGAGAATTGGTGCCTCATTTACGACTTGCAGGTTTCAATTTGACTCAcccattctttcttttttttttttttcctttttctcagTTGCTTATTTGCTTGTTTAACTTTGATTCCATTCTTTGAAGGTCCAACGTCATTTGCTCCTATCATTGAAATGGCTATTACTATTGTTGAGCAAAGTGGTGGACAGTACCATGTCTTAGTTATAATAGCTGACGGACAGGTACTCTGTTTGGTTTTCGGTTTGATGAGTTCAGATATAAAGCATTGATGAGTTCAGATATAAAGCACTCACTTGCAACTGATATAATTTAACATTCTTTTAGTCCAATAATTAATACCTCTTATTCAGTATATCAGGCAAAACTTGTCATTACCTTGACTGCTCAAAGCATGACAATTCAATTTCTATATTTCCCATAAGATTTTGATCTGAGCATAAGTATGATTGAAGCTGGAATTATCATGTACATTCATGAAAATTGCTCCAAAACTTTAATATTGTAGTAAAATATGACAGAACAATAGACTTCTAATCTCATGGTTGAACCAATTATTGGTTGTTATAGGTGACAAGAAGTGTTGATACTCAGCATGGCCAACTAAGTCCACAGGAAAAGAGAACTGTCGAAGCAATTGTGAAAGCAAGGTAGAATGTTTAGGCTTGTTACGGAAGTAAAATTTTCTCTGCTAAGACATTTTTTGATGCGGGCTGCTTGTTTGCAGTGAGTACCCCCtgtcaattatattagttgGAGTTGGAGATGGACCATGGGACATGATGAAGGAATTTGACGACAACATCCCTGCTCGTGCATTTGACAATTTCCAGGCAAGTGGATTTCATCTTTCGACTTATGTGGGTCTTTTCATGGTTTGATATCTTGTTCTATGtcaatgctaatttaagatgtGTATTCTTGTAGTTTGTGAATTTTACCGAAATAATGTCAAAAAATGTGGATCGATCCAAAAAAGAAGCAGAGTTTGCCCTTGCAGCCTTAATGGAAATACCTTCTCAGTATAGAGCAACCCTAGAGCTCAGCATTTTGGGGTAATGTTTTTAACTTCTCAATAGGGATAAAGGGGTTTTACCATTTGCAGCAGCCCATGGACACAGTTAACATCAAGGGTTTCTCTCTCGCACTTTTTCTTAAATCCTTGTTTTACAGTTCTACTAGAGGGAAGGCTATAGATAGGATTCCCCTTCCCCCTCCTCAGTACGGTGCAGCTACATTGAGCAACTCAAAACCTTCACGCTCAAGCAGTTTTCATCCAAGTGCACCCTCTTCTGGTAGATACAATGCACAAGCAGCTGGAACAGCACCCGCACCTCCTGCAAGTTCTACATCTGATAATCATGTACTTTGCGATTTCCTATTTCTCGCTGCTGAATTATTTACTTTCTGTTTCATAAATTCTTTTGGTTTGACCAGCTGTAAAATTTATACTGTATACTTCTCACTGGAAGAATATTACACCATTGTAATTTCATAGTGAATAGctgatttcaaaattttccttGGTACACCTCCAACAGCTTTGCCCCATTTGCCTTACCAATGCAAAGGATATGGCCTTTGGTTGTGGACATCAGGTAATGTAGTTAAAGACTCTCCCTCTGATTCAATTTAAGAACGTATGCATATGTGGATGTTAACCATTATTCAATTGCAGACATGCTGTGATTGTGGACAAGATCTTCAGCTATGTCCCATCTGCCGGAGTTCCATTAACACCAGAATAAAGCTCTACTGAAGGCCCGCatctctttgcatttgtctaGAAACAAGAAAGAGCGTCAGCCAGTGGCGTTGCGCTTGCTTGTTGTAGGCTTTAGGGAATAAATCTTTGGAATCTTTAGATGAAAGGGAAGTAACTAGACTTTGTGctttgtaaataaaatgattaccGCACATATATTGACTATCAAATTAGCTATGCAAATTGAAGAACGGGGTGTTAATGCTGGCTCATAACTGGTGCAACAGTGGCTTAATTAAAACCCATATATTCAATGCTGCAGCAGCTGCTGTTGTGATTATTGTTGTTACTGATCAACATTTATGTTTACTCTAGTCAACTTTCATACTTTCACCTGGTAGCCATTCATGTTCTGTTTCATTATCTGTTAGAAACCTGTTGACACGGCGGTAATGCAAAATTTAGCCCAAATAACAGAACTGAATAATGTTTATCGAAATCGGGATAAAGTACAGCCACTTGTCTTCTTAATGTGGCAGATAATTTGTCTTTGCTGTCAAAATTCCTACCATTTAACGAGTCTACCCACAAATCCCAGCTCTTAAATACACTCTTAACTAGTTTCGGTGCATTTGTTGCTCtcattaaagattaaaaaaaaaaagacgtAAAGAAAGCATATCCACCATCATTTCTTTCAGAAACTCATCCTGTTTGATCTCTTCAAGCATCACTAGTAAGTAGCACGCAATTCTTTTGCAATGACAAGATTTTCATATCAGAGGCTGAGGCATGCAGGAGCGTTGGCTGATGAAGAGGAAGGAATTAGAAGGTTAAGGGTTAGGGGGTTCAGCTTCAGTAGGAGGCGATTAAAGCTTAGAATTCCAGGGTTAAGAAGGTTAATGAGTAAAAGAAGAAGGCTGTTATTAAGGGTAAAAGTTTCTTGGAACAAGGCTTTGAAGAGGCTGAAGAATGGGCGAACTCACATAAATGATCTTTTTGGTGGAAATTATCTTGTAATGCAGGTCAGCCCTACTCCTTTCAAATGTAATCAGACACCTAACGTGTCTCGTGGCTAGCCTGCTTCAAAGCATTCGTTTTGCAAGAATTGcttgaattaattaatgtcTTTGTATCAATTTATATGTACATGTACCAatgcaaaaaatatatataagactCTGAATAATATGACTTgtataaattgaaaaacaaaagCAGCAGAAATTAAACAATCAGATATTATGATGGCCTTTATCCTCGATGAAAAAGCTGAAAAAATATAGTTCATTCTACAAATATGAGCTCAGATCATTCTGCGGCTGAGTCATGGTCATGGTAATCTATGATATCAAGAAGAGATTTTTATAAGCCTAGGTCATTCAAACTCtagtattaaatataaatgtatttgggttttccttttttcttttttaaattaagaaactctagtattaaatataattatatgggTTTTGTTTTTGGGTATTTTTGCTCCCCTTTCCTCgccaaaataataaataagtaaatgagtTTTTGAGTGTTTGAGTACCGGATTAGAATCTCAGTTTAcagaaaactaattaatttaggaATGTAAGAACACAATCGATCATCAACTAGCAACCAGCAATTGTCTCTGTTCCAGTTTTTATGAGCCTATTCCAACTCATTTGTCCAATTGGTGATAAGGATCAAATAATGACTATATTCCAACTCATTGTCGTGTCAATCTGGCGTTACATCCTTATCACTTTCGAACTCTGCAGTCTGCAAGGTCAGGCCATGTTCTTTCTTATTGGGCTTTTCACCCAAAGCCCTTTCTTAGTTTCCACTTTCAACTGCATGCACCGTTTAATCAAACCTGCCTTCATCgccaattctttttttctttttcttttgtctcatAAGCATTTCTTACAATTACTTTTGCACCGGAAAGTTCCTTGCATGACCagcattaaagaaaaataaataaagttaagCAAACTACGACCTCATTCGTGGTTTTATGATTCTTCCATGGCCTTTAAAAGaacaatatataaatagcTGACCTTGTTGGTACCTGTTAAGTTAACAGATAGTCGTTTGATCGTCACCATCATTCTTCACTTTCTGCGAGTTTTTTTATCCATCTTAAAACCTTCatcattttgattttcaaacAGAAACTTTATATCTTGATACTGTCAAGAGCATTACATACGTTTTCTGTTGATAAAGATGACTATAACTGCCGCATCTTGCATCGCGAATGGCCGCCTTACGGTGAGAAGCAAGGTGGTCTTGACCGCAGTTCCAGAAAACATCGTCATTTTACCGGCAAGTTGCAACTCTGCTTTCTTGGGCGCTACTTCTAAGACTCCGAGTTCACGCCATGTCTTTAGCCTTGGAGTTCTTGGGTATGTTTCTTGATTCTGtctgtttaaattttaattttcttgattctGTTCAAAGAATAATTTTAGGCTAAAATACATCTCTGTTTCTTGGGATGTTACCTTCTGCCACTGTAGGGGATACCGATTCTTGTGCCTCTTTAGAGTCAAAATATGGTGGATGATACCTCGAGTGGGAAAATCTGGCTGCGAAATTCCCATGGAAACTCAAATGCTTCTGCTGGAAATAACAGAGGACTCTGCAGTTCATGATCAGATTTCTCCTGATCAGACATCAACTAGCAGCAACACCTTCTACATACTCTTGTTGCCAGTCTTGGATGGACAATTTCGAACCAGTTTGCAGGGGACTTCCGCAAATGAGCTCCAGTTCTGCGTTGAAAGTGGTTAGCTGAAATTCTTGCACTTTTCTTGTTCCATATATTAGGCCTATATTTTAAGGTTTCATGATGTATTATACTGTAGATTCAGTTTcataatatattctttttctgcAATATAACTCTTTAGGAGATGCTAATATTCAGACCTCTCAAGTATTTGAAGCAGTATTTATGAACTCAGGGTACAATCCCTTCGAGCTCATCAAGAATTCTGTCAAGTATGTAATTTCTATTTCAGAATCATGGCTATTCATTTTAATGCATTTTGTTCTATTATAAAATGTTGACTTGATACCCTAGTATATGTGCATTTGTGCAGGATATTGGAAAAGCACAAGGGAACATTTTGCCATATCGATAACAAGAAGGTAAGGTAGATCATCTCTAAAATTTACATGAGGACTACATTCCATTTCAGTTGAGTGACTTGATCTTGTTATTTCCAGATCCCTATGCATTTAGACTGGTTTGGATGGTGCACTTGGGATGCTTTTTATGCTGAAGTTAATCCACATGGAATTGAAGAGGGGCTTCAAAGGTACAATGACATTCATCGAATATTCATTTTTGAGGATTATGAATTATGCCAATGTGCATATCTGACAAGGTGTATTACAGATTCTCGGAAGGTGGGTGTTCTCCAAAATTCCTTATTATTGACGATGGATGGCAGGATACAGTAAATGAGTTTCGCAAAGGCGGCAAACCTCCAATTGAAGGGATACAGtaagtattatatattataagagGGCCAATTTTCCCCCAATTAACCTCAGTTTGTCAATCataacatttatatttatcacaGGTTTGCAAGTAGATTGGTTGACATCAAAGAGAATAGTAAGTTCAGGAGTTCAGGCTCAGAGGGTACCTGCACCAATCTCCGCGAGTTCATTGGCAcaatcaaaaagaaatatggaCTAAAGTCGGTTTTAAAACATGAAAATTGAATCTCAATTCGTTCCCTTAACTGCTACTTCAGTTGTTAATAGTATTATTAACCATATCACAAATTTCAAGTAATGCAGATTTGTTTACATGTGGCATGCTTTAGCTGGGTACTGGGGAGGTATCCTGCCATCATCTGAAGCAATGAAAAAGTACAAACCAAAGCTTGTGTATCCAATTCAGTCGCCCGGTAATGTAGGGAATCAGAGAGACATTGTTACAGACAGCttggaaaattatg
This window harbors:
- the LOC8278256 gene encoding E3 ubiquitin-protein ligase RGLG2, which codes for MGGRLSKRASPRQASPSYSWSYQQPPYAQPGQEYMAYENYAPAPQSYGGQAPNSGRRLERKYSKIDDNYNSLEQVTDALARSGLESSNLIVGIDFTKSNEWTGARSFNRRSLHHIGDDQNPYEQAISIIGKTLSSFDEDNLIPCFGFGDASTHDQEVFSFNSDESFCNGFEEVLRRYRELVPHLRLAGPTSFAPIIEMAITIVEQSGGQYHVLVIIADGQVTRSVDTQHGQLSPQEKRTVEAIVKASEYPLSIILVGVGDGPWDMMKEFDDNIPARAFDNFQFVNFTEIMSKNVDRSKKEAEFALAALMEIPSQYRATLELSILGSTRGKAIDRIPLPPPQYGAATLSNSKPSRSSSFHPSAPSSGRYNAQAAGTAPAPPASSTSDNHLCPICLTNAKDMAFGCGHQTCCDCGQDLQLCPICRSSINTRIKLY